One genomic segment of Tripterygium wilfordii isolate XIE 37 chromosome 9, ASM1340144v1, whole genome shotgun sequence includes these proteins:
- the LOC120006374 gene encoding uncharacterized protein LOC120006374, which translates to MNMKFEGARKKSLHQQQQQQHRRSSKSTRQSRNEKRNIKATIVQVRKEMAEIGKTQSCIREGQKEVREKYKKMQREREQLRKETEAISKQGASIQLGLKLMLALQISKARAQLDSALADQLLQSLRFF; encoded by the exons ATGAATATGAAGTTCGAGGGAGCCAGAAAGAAGAGtctgcatcaacaacaacaacaacaacacagAAGAAGTAGTAAATCAACAAGGCAAAGCAGAAATGAG AAAAGAAACATTAAGGCGACGATTGTGCAAGTAAGGAAAGAGATGGCGGAGATTGGTAAAACACAGAGTTGCATCAGAGAGGGACAGAAGGAAGTGAGGGAAAAATACAAGAAGATGCAAAGAGAGCGCGAACAATTGAGGAAGGAAACAGAGGCTATATCCAAGCAGGGAGCGAGCATCCAGTTAGGTCTAAAGCTCATGTTGGCGTTGCAAATATCAAAAGCAAGAGCTCAACTAGATTCTGCTTTGGCCGATCAGCTTCTTCAGTCTCTCCGTTTCTTTTGA
- the LOC120006366 gene encoding uncharacterized protein LOC120006366 — protein sequence MVHSQSENMKFLLCRRCPLSSSRIISGRNWVCKRSPRNIVRKRPKRFLNRRQSHNKRVKSRIIKEGIARLKSEMTEISVEQKSIAEGQKQIRKKYEEIKREREQLWKETELISQQSHGIRIRLNLMFQIMKARVERDSVKVAQLTLQLRDLIAKPKEEK from the exons ATGGTTCATTCACAGAGCGAAAACATGAAGTTCCTGTTATGTCGTCGGTGTCCACTCTCTTCTTCAAGAATTATTAGTGGACGAAATTGGGTGTGCAAAAGAAGTCCAAGAAATATTGTCCGTAAAAGGCCCAAACGATTTCTCAACAGAAGACAATCG CATAATAAGAGAGTAAAGAGTAGGATAATAAAGGAAGGCATAGCACGGCTGAAGTCAGAAATGACAGAGATCAGCGTGGAGCAAAAGAGCATCGCAGAGGGACAAAAACAAATTCGGAAGAAGTACGAGGAGATTAAAAGGGAACGTGAGCAATTGTGGAAGGAAACAGAGCTCATTTCGCAGCAGAGTCATGGTATCCGAATTCGTTTGAATTTAATGTTCCAAATAATGAAAGCAAGAGTTGAGAGAGATTCTGTCAAAGTTGCTCAACTTACTCTACAGCTCAG GGACTTGATAGCGaagccaaaagaagaaaaataa